The genomic DNA GGCCGATCCTGTTCTGACGACAGTGAGTGAGTACCTCGCCTGGTCGTATGCGAACCTGGCCATGGCCGATGCTGCACTTGGCGATCAGGCCGAGCGACACGGGCGCACCCATTTTGCCATCCGTAACAAGCTGTGCCACGGCCTGGTGTCTGGGACGATGTCCATGCGTTCGCTGTGTCACGATGAGCGCCTCAAGATGACACTACCGCAGGCGTGCTACTACTGCGGAAGCAACGCGAATCTCGCCGTCGATCACCTGATCCCGAGGATCAAAGGGGGGCCTGACGAGGCCGACAACTTGGTCTGGGCGTGTCGCTCATGCAACAGCTCGAAGCAGGGTCGCGACATGCTCGAGTGGATGCGTCTCAACGAGAGCTTCCCGTCCGTCTGGCTGCTGCGCAGATACATCAAGCTTGCCGCGCGCTACTGTGCGAGGTGAATCGGCTCATGGACTCGCCGTTGGACGACGCTCTCCTGAGTGAGCTCCCGTTTGAGGTGTGAGGGGTCGCGAAGAGCAGACTAGGGCTTCTGGCCGTCGATCCGATCCACCGTCGGCAACGACGAGCACTCCGTCGGCCTCTTCGAGATCCTCGACATCAAGCACGGCGGCATCGAGACCTGGGGCATCGAGCACGTCTACCTGGGCACCTCGGTCCCGGTCGAGAAGGTCCTCGACGCAGCCCTCGAACATGCCGCCCAAGCGGTGCTCATCAGCACGATCATCACCCACAACGAGATCCACCGCGTGAACATGGAGAAGCTCGCCGACCTGGCCGTGGAGAAGGGCGTGCGCGACAAGCTCCTCCTCATCAGCGGCGGCACTCAGGTGACCGACGAGTTCGCCAAAGAGTGGGGCATGGACGCCGGCTTCGGCCGCGGGACCAAGGGCCGCGATGTGGCGTCGTTCTTGGTGCGGGAGTTGCAGACGCGGGGCGGCTAGGAGACGCGTGTGTCATCGCGGGACGGAGTGAAGGGGGACCGCGTGCGCCAAGATCCTCTCTTCGTGGCGAAAGCGACGATGCTCGGTGGAATCCTCTTGGGCGTCGTCTTCGTCGCACTTAACGTGTTTGGGCTCTTGTTGCCCTCGTCGTCCGCCATCGGTATTTTGTCGCTCGCGCTCGCGGGAGTGTTCGTCTTCTCCGGGTTCAGCTGATTCAGATCAGGTGGACCGGCGGTCGGCCAGGTCGTGCGATTCGTCGTTCTGTCGGCGCTGGCAGTCTTCGGTGCACTCTTCGTTACTGGTACGACCGCGGCAGTGTTCGCTGCAGGCGCACTCATCGTCGCCGTCTTGGGCCTCATCGCAGTCCGCCGTTGAGCGCGTGGACTGAGAATGAAGCTTCCATCCAAGAAGTGCGTCAACCTTGCTGGACGTTAGGCGCAACGAGGTGAGTCACGGGAGGTGGAGGAGTGGAAGCGCCGACAGAATGGCTGCTCTCTGGAGAGCCCTTCGTCGAGTACC from Thermoleophilia bacterium includes the following:
- a CDS encoding HNH endonuclease is translated as ADPVLTTVSEYLAWSYANLAMADAALGDQAERHGRTHFAIRNKLCHGLVSGTMSMRSLCHDERLKMTLPQACYYCGSNANLAVDHLIPRIKGGPDEADNLVWACRSCNSSKQGRDMLEWMRLNESFPSVWLLRRYIKLAARYCAR